Proteins encoded by one window of Anopheles maculipalpis chromosome 2RL, idAnoMacuDA_375_x, whole genome shotgun sequence:
- the LOC126556864 gene encoding GTPase-activating protein isoform X2 gives MADDTRKVRVEEQLKIKIGEAKSLVGRSSNGSSTTSSKENRDVYCTIALDQEEICRTPTIERTLSPFFGEEYQFEIPRPFRYLSVYVWDRDRHLKQDKPYGKIAIRREDLHQYNHKDHWFPLRPVDEDSEVQGMAHLLINIDDGVGNLKQHTGEFEDYRYLTQPTTLSWLHQQHQQQQQQQQLLHQNHLNQHNLHHHLNENSGILPFHPTAHSPNPSSNNALMSVQLNSSVTSTNLKLFYPTKGSNNAHTLLGGPVEGGGGVGGGGGGSQMAPLLKLFDSNHTSPLLLSLYTNGSGNGELGHGHGSGGMLVGGVTSRITIKLTECVDLARKNGLCDPYAIVVAHYSNKKTITKRTKARKKTINPSFDETFSFDLCIDACGSDSSKSDSNNMYTVMPLGGADLCEVVISFKHASPGMGDDVFLGEIRIPVRGKQQQNAVQPSAWYFLQPRTSQSRPTRTCATPPGTRLSCNNSLGSLRLKLNYTSDHVFPLATYDQLYNVLIQSIEQKPITASAVHILGEISHNKTEVAQPLVRLFTHTNVIAPMIKALADHEISKLTDPTTIFRGNTLVSKMMDEAMRLSGLHYLHATLRPIVEEIFAEKKPCEIDPSRVKDVGAIEGNLHNLQDYVGKVFEAITKSAVKCPAILCEIFHNLRECAAKYFPQNKEVRYSVVSGFIFLRFFAPAILGPKLFDLTTEPVDEQTTRTLTLISKTIQSMGNLVSSRSAQQPCKEKYTEQLYKKFCTEQHVEAIKHFLEVISTVGATNTGDGQSSILEPVVLKEGMMTKRAQGRKRFGRRNFKQRYFRLTTQSLSYAKAKGKRPICDIPLADILAVERLNERSFKMQNIFQIIKKDQRPLYVQTANCVEEKEWIDLLSKICQSNKARLVNFHPRAYINSAWTCCNESDQYAPGCTPVSSSSPIQMELATALDPARDLQRLHSLIIANINSLEVLDPTTAYEDPMAARKTIKKLNEIATTLEQIHRKYKSMLARDLKYGSRQAPIGDDNYLHMPRSGITAVIAAASAAAAAAAAGTTTGSGTISNGSSSGNAVGNGSVGTHGNGGITVSTQHYPDASLAHFFPHRNLLMRGADGGDPLTQC, from the exons ATGGCTGACGACACACGTAAAGTTCGTGTCGAAGAGCAACTGAAGATCAAAATAG GGGAAGCAAAAAGTCTCGTAGGACGCAGCAGCAATGGCAGTAGCACCACGTCATCGAAAGAAAACCGAGATGTGTACTGTACGATCGCGCTCGATCAGGAGGAAATTTGCCGGACGCCCACAATCGAGCGTACACTTTCACCATTCTTTGGTGAGGAGTACCAGTTCGAGATACCGCGCCCGTTCCGTTACCTCTCGGTGTACGTGTGGGACCGGGACCGGCACCTGAAGCAAGATAAACCATACGGCAAAATTGCGATCCGGCGCGAAGATCTGCACCAGTACAATCACAAGGATCACTGGTTTCCGTTGCGGCCGGTCGACGAAGATTCGGAGGTGCAGGGTATGGCTCATCTGCTGATCAACATCGATGATGGCGTAGGCAACCTGAAACAGCACACCGGCGAGTTCGAGGACTATCGGTATCTAACACAACCGACAACCCTGTCCTGGCTacatcagcagcaccaacagcagcagcagcaacagcagcttcttcaccaaaatcatttaaatcagCACAATCTTCACCATCATCTGAAC GAAAACAGTGGCATTCTTCCATTTCATCCGACCGCACACTCGCCAAACCCGTCGTCCAACAATGCGTTGATGTCGGTTCAGCTAAACAGTTCTGTCACTAGTACAAATCTAAAGTTGTTTTACCCTACAAAGGGTAGCAACAATGCGCACACACTCCTCGGCGGGCCTGTGGAAGGTggcggtggtgttggtggtggtggaggcggtAGCCAGATGGCGCCTCTATTGAAACTATTCGATTCCAACCATACATCGCCGCTTCTACTGTCACTGTACACCAATGGCTCGGGCAATGGGGAGCTCGGGCATGGGCACGGGTCCGGCGGTATGTTGGTCGGTGGAGTAACCAGTCGGATCACGATCAAGCTAACCGAGTGTGTGGACTTAGCGCGCAAAAATGGTCTCTGTGATCCGTACGCCATCGTGGTGGCGCACTACTCGAACAAAAAGACCATCACCAAACGGACGAAGGCGCGGAAGAAGACTATCAACCCATCGTTCGACGAAACGTTTAGCTTCGATCTGTGCATCGATGCGTGCGGGAGTGACTCGTCGAAAAGTGATAGCAACAACATGTACACGGTAATGCCGCTCGGCGGTGCGGACCTATGTGAGGTCGTCATTAGCTTCAAGCACGCCAGTCCGGGCATGGGCGATGATGTGTTTTTGGGCGAAATCCGTATACCGGTGCGGGGGAAGCAGCAACAGAATGCGGTTCAACCGAGTGCCTGGTACTTCCTGCAGCCACGCACCAGCCAATCGCGACCTACGCGAACGTGTGCAACGCCACCCGGTACACGGCTGTCCTGCAACAATTCGCTCGGTTCGTTACGGTTGAAGCTAAACTACACCTCGGACCATGTGTTTCCGCTGGCGACATACGATCAGCTGTACAACGTGCTGATCCAATCGATCGAACAAAAACCGATCACTGCCAGTGCGGTACACATACTGGGCGAGATCAGTCACAACAAGACGGAGGTAGCGCAACCACTTGTCCGTCTGTTCACACACACCAACGTGATTGCACCGATGATAAAAGCGCTGGCCGATCATGAAATATCGAAGCTAACCGATCCTACGACAATCTTTCGCGGCAACACGCTAGTGTCGAAGATGATGGACGAAGCGATGCGGCTGTCCGGGTTGCACTATCTGCACGCCACGTTACGCCCCATCGTGGAGGAAATCTTTGCCGAAAAAAAGCCGTGCGAAATCGATCCGTCCCGTGTGAAGGATGTCGGTGCGATCGAGGGCAACCTGCACAATCTGCAGGACTACGTCGGGAAGGTGTTCGAAGCGATCACAAAGAGTGCGGTCAAGTGTCCGGCGATATTGtgcgaaatatttcacaatctGCGCGAATGTGCGGCCAAGTATTTCCCGCAAAACAAGGAAGTTCGGTACTCGGTGGTGTCGGGATTTATCTTTTTGCGGTTCTTTGCACCGGCAATCCTTGGACCTAAGCTGTTCGATCTCACGACCGAACCAGTG GACGAGCAAACTACGCGCACTCTTACGCTGATCTCTAAAACAATCCAATCGATGGGCAACCTGGTCAGTTCGCGATCGGCACAGCAACCGTGCAAGGAAAAGTACACCGAGCAGCTGTATAAAAAGTTTTGTACGGAGCAGCACGTCGAAGCAATAAAGCACTTTCTCGAGGTGATCTCGACCGTCGGCGCTACCAACACTGGCGATGGGCAATCGAGCATACTGGAACCAGTAGTTCTTAAAGAAGG GATGATGACAAAACGTGCCCAAGGACGGAAACGGTTTGGCAGGCGGAACTTCAAGCAGCGGTACTTCCGGCTGACGACGCAATCGTTGAGCTACGCAAAGGCCAAGGGAAAACGACCCATCTGTGATATACCACTAGCTGACATACTGGCAGTCGAACGGCTCAACGAACGGAGCTTCAAGATGCAGAATATTTTTCAG ATAATCAAAAAAGACCAGCGCCCTCTCTACGtacaaacagcaaactgcGTGGAGGAAAAGGAATGGATCGATCTGCTAAGTAAGATCTGCCAAAGCAACAAAGCCCGCCTGGTAAATTTCCATCCCCGGGCATACATCAACAGTGCTTGGACATG TTGCAACGAAAGTGACCAATACGCGCCAGGCTGTACACCTGTCTCATCATCAAGCCCGATCCAGATGGAGCTCGCAACCGCGCTCGATCCTGCGCGCGATCTACAGCGACTCCATTCGCTCATCATTGCCAACATTAACAGTCTGGAGGTGCTGGATCCGACGACGGCCTACGAAGATCCGATGGCAGCtcggaaaacgatcaaaaagCTGAACGAAATTGCTACCACGCTGGAGCAGATTCATCGCAAGTACAAGTCAATGTTGGCGCGTGACCTCAAATATGGTAGCCGGCAGGCACCGATCGGGGACGATAACTATCTACATATGCCTCGGTCCGGCATTACGGCAGTGATAGCGGCCGCCAgtgcagcagccgcagcagcagcagcaggtacTACAACCGGAAGTGGTACGATCAGCAACGGATCGTCATCGGGTAATGCGGTGGGTAATGGCAGTGTTGGAACGCACGGTAACGGTGGGATCACTGTCTCGACCCAGCATTATCCCGATGCAAGTTTGGCACACTTTTTCCCCCACCGTAATTTGCTAATGCGTGGCGCGGACGGAGGTGATCCGTTGACGCAATGCTAG
- the LOC126557948 gene encoding DDB1- and CUL4-associated factor 12 homolog, which produces MSKTLKRPVAGERPSCYIPNRLEERRIRHRTLRLERRRKPDKPDDFVTYEDSDSEEETPSQQHQVLSTSYNFVDYIRSRESDLHDERTIDPTYASRHILTHDMFRETPISLGNINKVFCSQWLSNRQVVFGTKCNKLLVYDVNMRRVDAIPTLPNSHGASPDTQSGIHACQINPSHSLLATGARHSADIALYRLPTMDPLCIGENAHRDWVFDMCWLDDQFLVSGSRDTKLALWRVNEDLMEFPEAKDGEEEQDVPTYAHISPVAVKDCRGAQKIRAICFNKEYRELALLSLNGYMHLFNAETFSQKLSRKLPNCQENVCIACQPNGLYAVGCRSYTLLLDPRTLQAVKKIASRYSGYGIRSASFQGNILTIGTGMGMLMFFDIRAGKYLESCINSSRTVVLKASKGYVAQFPDEEMDGFQQNKYLPAIYTHCYDSSGTRLFTAGGPLPATLIGNYAGIWQ; this is translated from the exons ATGTCCAAAACGTTGAAGCGACCGGTGGCTGGCGAACGGCCCAGCTGTTACATTCCCAATCGGCTGGAGGAACGTCGGATTAGGCACCGTACGTTGCGCCTGGAACGGCGCCGAAAGCCGGACAAACCGGACGATTTCGTGACGTACGAAGATAGCGACAGCGAGGAGGAAACGCCAAGCCAACAGCATCAGGTCCTTAGTACATCGTATAACTTTGTAGACTACATCCGCAGCAGAGAATCAGACTTGCACGATGAGCGAACGATCGATCCGACGTACGCCAGTCGTCACATCCTGACGCACGACATGTTCCGCGAAACACCAATCTCCCTCGGCAACATCAACAAGGTGTTCTGTTCGCAGTGGCTCAGCAACCGGCAGGTCGTGTTCGGTACCAAGTGCAATAAGCTGTTGGTGTACGACGTGAACATGCGGCGGGTGGATGCGATTCCGACGCTACCGAACAGCCACGGAGCGAGCCCCGACACACAGTCCGGTATACACGCGTGCCAGATCAATCCGAGCCACAGTTTGCTTGCGACCGGTGCGAGGCATTCGGCCGACATCGCACTGTACCGGCTGCCAACGATGGATCCGCTCTGTATCGGCGAAAATGCACACCGTGACTGGGTGTTTGATATGTGCTGGTTGGACGATCAGTTCCTGGTGTCAGGGTCGCGCGATACCAAGCTAGCCCTGTGGCGTGTCAACGAGGATCTGATGGAGTTTCCCGAGGCAAAGGACGGCGAGGAAGAGCAGGACGTGCCAACGTATGCGCACATTTCGCCCGTTGCGGTGAAGGATTGCCGTGGGGCGCAAAAGATCCGTGCAATTTGTTTCAACAAAGAGTATCGGGAGCTAGCGCTGCTTTCCCTGAATGGATACATGCATCTTTTCAATGCGGAAACGTTCTCACAAAAgctttcccggaagctacccAACTGTCAGGAAAATGTGTGCATAGCCTGCCAACCGAACGGATTGTACGCGGTTGGGTGTCGTTCGTACACGTTGCTGCTGGACCCTCGGACACTGCAG GCCGTGAAAAAGATTGCATCCCGGTACAGTGGTTACGGTATACGGTCAGCCAGCTTCCAAGGAAACATCCTCACCATCGGTACCGGGATGGGCATGCTGATGTTTTTCGACATCCGAGCGGGCAAATATCTCGAATCGTGCATCAACTCTTCCCGCACGGTGGTACTGaaagctagcaaaggctatgTG GCCCAATTTCCGGACGAAGAAATGGATGGATTCCAACAAAACAAGTACTTGCCTGCTATCTACACACACTGCTACGACAGCAGTGGTACGCGCCTGTTCACTGCTGGCGGACCGTTACCAGCCACGCTTATAGGAAACTATGCAGGTATCTGGCAATAA
- the LOC126556864 gene encoding GTPase-activating protein isoform X1 produces the protein MADDTRKVRVEEQLKIKIGEAKSLVGRSSNGSSTTSSKENRDVYCTIALDQEEICRTPTIERTLSPFFGEEYQFEIPRPFRYLSVYVWDRDRHLKQDKPYGKIAIRREDLHQYNHKDHWFPLRPVDEDSEVQGMAHLLINIDDGVGNLKQHTGEFEDYRYLTQPTTLSWLHQQHQQQQQQQQLLHQNHLNQHNLHHHLNVHSTPGSGESKENSGILPFHPTAHSPNPSSNNALMSVQLNSSVTSTNLKLFYPTKGSNNAHTLLGGPVEGGGGVGGGGGGSQMAPLLKLFDSNHTSPLLLSLYTNGSGNGELGHGHGSGGMLVGGVTSRITIKLTECVDLARKNGLCDPYAIVVAHYSNKKTITKRTKARKKTINPSFDETFSFDLCIDACGSDSSKSDSNNMYTVMPLGGADLCEVVISFKHASPGMGDDVFLGEIRIPVRGKQQQNAVQPSAWYFLQPRTSQSRPTRTCATPPGTRLSCNNSLGSLRLKLNYTSDHVFPLATYDQLYNVLIQSIEQKPITASAVHILGEISHNKTEVAQPLVRLFTHTNVIAPMIKALADHEISKLTDPTTIFRGNTLVSKMMDEAMRLSGLHYLHATLRPIVEEIFAEKKPCEIDPSRVKDVGAIEGNLHNLQDYVGKVFEAITKSAVKCPAILCEIFHNLRECAAKYFPQNKEVRYSVVSGFIFLRFFAPAILGPKLFDLTTEPVDEQTTRTLTLISKTIQSMGNLVSSRSAQQPCKEKYTEQLYKKFCTEQHVEAIKHFLEVISTVGATNTGDGQSSILEPVVLKEGMMTKRAQGRKRFGRRNFKQRYFRLTTQSLSYAKAKGKRPICDIPLADILAVERLNERSFKMQNIFQIIKKDQRPLYVQTANCVEEKEWIDLLSKICQSNKARLVNFHPRAYINSAWTCCNESDQYAPGCTPVSSSSPIQMELATALDPARDLQRLHSLIIANINSLEVLDPTTAYEDPMAARKTIKKLNEIATTLEQIHRKYKSMLARDLKYGSRQAPIGDDNYLHMPRSGITAVIAAASAAAAAAAAGTTTGSGTISNGSSSGNAVGNGSVGTHGNGGITVSTQHYPDASLAHFFPHRNLLMRGADGGDPLTQC, from the exons ATGGCTGACGACACACGTAAAGTTCGTGTCGAAGAGCAACTGAAGATCAAAATAG GGGAAGCAAAAAGTCTCGTAGGACGCAGCAGCAATGGCAGTAGCACCACGTCATCGAAAGAAAACCGAGATGTGTACTGTACGATCGCGCTCGATCAGGAGGAAATTTGCCGGACGCCCACAATCGAGCGTACACTTTCACCATTCTTTGGTGAGGAGTACCAGTTCGAGATACCGCGCCCGTTCCGTTACCTCTCGGTGTACGTGTGGGACCGGGACCGGCACCTGAAGCAAGATAAACCATACGGCAAAATTGCGATCCGGCGCGAAGATCTGCACCAGTACAATCACAAGGATCACTGGTTTCCGTTGCGGCCGGTCGACGAAGATTCGGAGGTGCAGGGTATGGCTCATCTGCTGATCAACATCGATGATGGCGTAGGCAACCTGAAACAGCACACCGGCGAGTTCGAGGACTATCGGTATCTAACACAACCGACAACCCTGTCCTGGCTacatcagcagcaccaacagcagcagcagcaacagcagcttcttcaccaaaatcatttaaatcagCACAATCTTCACCATCATCTGAACGTTCACAGTACGCCCGGGAGTGGTGAATCGAAGGAAAACAGTGGCATTCTTCCATTTCATCCGACCGCACACTCGCCAAACCCGTCGTCCAACAATGCGTTGATGTCGGTTCAGCTAAACAGTTCTGTCACTAGTACAAATCTAAAGTTGTTTTACCCTACAAAGGGTAGCAACAATGCGCACACACTCCTCGGCGGGCCTGTGGAAGGTggcggtggtgttggtggtggtggaggcggtAGCCAGATGGCGCCTCTATTGAAACTATTCGATTCCAACCATACATCGCCGCTTCTACTGTCACTGTACACCAATGGCTCGGGCAATGGGGAGCTCGGGCATGGGCACGGGTCCGGCGGTATGTTGGTCGGTGGAGTAACCAGTCGGATCACGATCAAGCTAACCGAGTGTGTGGACTTAGCGCGCAAAAATGGTCTCTGTGATCCGTACGCCATCGTGGTGGCGCACTACTCGAACAAAAAGACCATCACCAAACGGACGAAGGCGCGGAAGAAGACTATCAACCCATCGTTCGACGAAACGTTTAGCTTCGATCTGTGCATCGATGCGTGCGGGAGTGACTCGTCGAAAAGTGATAGCAACAACATGTACACGGTAATGCCGCTCGGCGGTGCGGACCTATGTGAGGTCGTCATTAGCTTCAAGCACGCCAGTCCGGGCATGGGCGATGATGTGTTTTTGGGCGAAATCCGTATACCGGTGCGGGGGAAGCAGCAACAGAATGCGGTTCAACCGAGTGCCTGGTACTTCCTGCAGCCACGCACCAGCCAATCGCGACCTACGCGAACGTGTGCAACGCCACCCGGTACACGGCTGTCCTGCAACAATTCGCTCGGTTCGTTACGGTTGAAGCTAAACTACACCTCGGACCATGTGTTTCCGCTGGCGACATACGATCAGCTGTACAACGTGCTGATCCAATCGATCGAACAAAAACCGATCACTGCCAGTGCGGTACACATACTGGGCGAGATCAGTCACAACAAGACGGAGGTAGCGCAACCACTTGTCCGTCTGTTCACACACACCAACGTGATTGCACCGATGATAAAAGCGCTGGCCGATCATGAAATATCGAAGCTAACCGATCCTACGACAATCTTTCGCGGCAACACGCTAGTGTCGAAGATGATGGACGAAGCGATGCGGCTGTCCGGGTTGCACTATCTGCACGCCACGTTACGCCCCATCGTGGAGGAAATCTTTGCCGAAAAAAAGCCGTGCGAAATCGATCCGTCCCGTGTGAAGGATGTCGGTGCGATCGAGGGCAACCTGCACAATCTGCAGGACTACGTCGGGAAGGTGTTCGAAGCGATCACAAAGAGTGCGGTCAAGTGTCCGGCGATATTGtgcgaaatatttcacaatctGCGCGAATGTGCGGCCAAGTATTTCCCGCAAAACAAGGAAGTTCGGTACTCGGTGGTGTCGGGATTTATCTTTTTGCGGTTCTTTGCACCGGCAATCCTTGGACCTAAGCTGTTCGATCTCACGACCGAACCAGTG GACGAGCAAACTACGCGCACTCTTACGCTGATCTCTAAAACAATCCAATCGATGGGCAACCTGGTCAGTTCGCGATCGGCACAGCAACCGTGCAAGGAAAAGTACACCGAGCAGCTGTATAAAAAGTTTTGTACGGAGCAGCACGTCGAAGCAATAAAGCACTTTCTCGAGGTGATCTCGACCGTCGGCGCTACCAACACTGGCGATGGGCAATCGAGCATACTGGAACCAGTAGTTCTTAAAGAAGG GATGATGACAAAACGTGCCCAAGGACGGAAACGGTTTGGCAGGCGGAACTTCAAGCAGCGGTACTTCCGGCTGACGACGCAATCGTTGAGCTACGCAAAGGCCAAGGGAAAACGACCCATCTGTGATATACCACTAGCTGACATACTGGCAGTCGAACGGCTCAACGAACGGAGCTTCAAGATGCAGAATATTTTTCAG ATAATCAAAAAAGACCAGCGCCCTCTCTACGtacaaacagcaaactgcGTGGAGGAAAAGGAATGGATCGATCTGCTAAGTAAGATCTGCCAAAGCAACAAAGCCCGCCTGGTAAATTTCCATCCCCGGGCATACATCAACAGTGCTTGGACATG TTGCAACGAAAGTGACCAATACGCGCCAGGCTGTACACCTGTCTCATCATCAAGCCCGATCCAGATGGAGCTCGCAACCGCGCTCGATCCTGCGCGCGATCTACAGCGACTCCATTCGCTCATCATTGCCAACATTAACAGTCTGGAGGTGCTGGATCCGACGACGGCCTACGAAGATCCGATGGCAGCtcggaaaacgatcaaaaagCTGAACGAAATTGCTACCACGCTGGAGCAGATTCATCGCAAGTACAAGTCAATGTTGGCGCGTGACCTCAAATATGGTAGCCGGCAGGCACCGATCGGGGACGATAACTATCTACATATGCCTCGGTCCGGCATTACGGCAGTGATAGCGGCCGCCAgtgcagcagccgcagcagcagcagcaggtacTACAACCGGAAGTGGTACGATCAGCAACGGATCGTCATCGGGTAATGCGGTGGGTAATGGCAGTGTTGGAACGCACGGTAACGGTGGGATCACTGTCTCGACCCAGCATTATCCCGATGCAAGTTTGGCACACTTTTTCCCCCACCGTAATTTGCTAATGCGTGGCGCGGACGGAGGTGATCCGTTGACGCAATGCTAG